One Dasypus novemcinctus isolate mDasNov1 chromosome 1, mDasNov1.1.hap2, whole genome shotgun sequence genomic window carries:
- the TIFA gene encoding TRAF-interacting protein with FHA domain-containing protein A, which yields MSSFDDADTEETVTCLRMTIYHPGQLQSGIFQSIRFYNREKLSSSEVVKFGRNSNICRYTFQDKQVSRVQFSLQLFKQFDSSVLSFEIKNMSKKTSLIVDNKELGYLNKMDLPYKCMVRFGEYQFLIEKEDGESLEFFETQFIFSPSSLSQENNWPLQTPVPENGSYLPRSIQNTFPTEMDENEL from the coding sequence ATGTCCAGTTTCGACGATGCTGACACAGAAGAGACAGTAACTTGTCTCCGGATGACTATTTATCATCCTGGACAACTGCAAAGTGGAATATTTCAATCAATAAGATTTTATAACCGAGAGAAACTCTCTTCCAGTGAAGTGGTGAAATTTGGCCGAAATTCCAACATCTGTCGTTACACCTTTCAAGACAAACAGGTTTCCCGAGTTCAGTTTTCTTTGCAGCTGTTTAAACAGTTTGATAGCTCTGTTCtctcttttgaaattaaaaatatgagtaaGAAGACCAGTCTCATTGTGGACAACAAGGAGCTGGGCTACCTAAATAAAATGGACCTGCCGTACAAGTGCATGGTCAGATTTGGTGAGTATCAGTTCCTGATAGAGAAGGAAGATGGGGAGTCACTGGAATTTTTTGAGACTCAATTTATATTTTCTCCAAGTTCACTCTCACAAGAAAACAACTGGCCGCTGCAGACGCCCGTACCTGAGAATGGCAGTTATTTACCCCGTTCCATTCAAAATACATTTCCCACAGAAATGGACGAAAATGAACTATGA